The sequence ATTTGTCAAAATTTTTTTTCTTATAAAATAATTTTTTATCTCATATTGAGAGGTCGGTAGTAACCGACCTCAACCCAACACCAAAATTTTTTTCTTGTAAAATAATTTTTTATCTGATAGATGATAATTTTAAGGATATACTTGAAATTGTATTTATGAGTGGAATATAATTTTTAAGGATAGTACCATGGGTTCTTATTCATCGTATGATATTCCAGACACAGATAACAGTGAAGTATTCCAGCGTTTTACTGAGTATTATACCAATAATGTTTTATCTTCCACAGCATCATTGAGCGATAAATTAAAACAATTCAGAATGCAGAATAATCTTACGCTTGAACAGCTTGCTGCAATTACAGGTATCAGTGGAGAGCTTCTGCAAAGGATTGAAGATCGCCATGTGTATCCTTCATTAAAGATTATTCATCAGCTTACCCGATCACTGCAGAAGGCAAAGGCTTTAGTTGCGGGTAGCCCAGTTGAATGGGGTTACACTGTTATAAAAAAAGATGAAATCATTACGTCAAAAAATGAGCGGCCCAAAGCACAGCACAATAGTGTTGAAGCAGGTTTGCAAAGGGGTGAAACTGCAAGCGAAGCTGTTGCAGTCAAGGCATACATTATAACACTGGAAGGCAACTACACAAAAAAAGATTTTTCCATTCACAATGGTGAAGAATTTATCCATGTGAAAAAAGGTGCAATAAAGATAACCTTAGGTGCTAATGAAGTTATATTGCAGCAGGGTGACAGTATCTATTTTCTATCGCTCATCCCCCACAAAATTGAAAATATTGCTTCGCATGAGTCAATCATCCACGTTATAGTCTATCAAGAGTAAGTAGTCAGAATTCATGAATCTTATTTAGATTTATATGGCAGTATCCACCAGGGTTTTTTGTGAGATAGTCCTGATGATATTCTTCTGCCTTATAAAAATTTTTAGCCATTGCAACTTCCGTGGTCACTGTGATGCCTTTTGCTTTCAGCTGGCTGATTATCTCATCAATTGCATGCTTCTGCCTATCGCTTATATAAAAAATTGC is a genomic window of Spirochaetota bacterium containing:
- a CDS encoding XRE family transcriptional regulator, producing MGSYSSYDIPDTDNSEVFQRFTEYYTNNVLSSTASLSDKLKQFRMQNNLTLEQLAAITGISGELLQRIEDRHVYPSLKIIHQLTRSLQKAKALVAGSPVEWGYTVIKKDEIITSKNERPKAQHNSVEAGLQRGETASEAVAVKAYIITLEGNYTKKDFSIHNGEEFIHVKKGAIKITLGANEVILQQGDSIYFLSLIPHKIENIASHESIIHVIVYQE